Within the Pseudonocardia alni genome, the region GGCCTCTACCTGCCGGTGCTGCTGGTCCTGCTGGGCCTGATCGTGCGCGGGGTCGGGCTGGAGTACCGGCACAAGCGCGCCGACGCGCCGTGGAAGGCCCGCTGGGACCTGCTGATCGGTCTCGGGTCGCTGGTGCCGGCGTTCGTGTGGGGCATGGTCCTCGCGAACCTGGTCCGTGGCCTGCCCACCGTGCTCAGTGCCCCGGGCAGCGGGCAGAACACCGTGGTCACCGCGTCGCTCGGGGACCTGCTGAACGGCTACGCGTTGCTCGGCGGCGTCGTCACCACGGCGCTGTTCCTGCTGCACGGCGCGGTGTTCCTGGCACTGAAGACCGACGGGCCGGTGCGGTACCGGGCGCGGCGGTTCGCGCTGCGCGCGGTGGCCCCGGTGCTGCTGGTGACCGTCGCGTTCCTGGCCGCGACGCTCGCGCTGCGCGAGCCGTCCTGGACCACCACGGTCGCCTGGCTCGCCGGCGCGGCCCTCGCCGCGGCCGGGGTGGCGCTGCTGGCCGGCCGCGAGGGGTGGGCGTTCACCGCCACCGCGCTCGCGATCGGCGGGCTGTCGGTCGTGCTGTTCGGCCAGCTGTACCCGACGCTGCTGCCCTCGACGACCGACCCCGCGCACACCCTGACCGTCGCGAACGCGGCGTCCGCGCCGTACACGCTCGGCGTCATGTCCTGGATCGCGGCCGTGTTCCTGCCGCTGGTGCTCGGCTACCAGTCCTGGAGCTACTGGGTGTTCCGCCGCCGCCTCGGCGGGGCGCGGGTCGCCCCGGCCGGGACCTCCGACACTGGTGACACCGCGGTACCGGCTCCACGATGACGACCATGTCCACCCCGTCCGCCACCGCCGGGGCGCCGCCCGCGGGCGGCCCGCCGGTCGACCCCCGGCTGCTGCGCACCGCGAGCGCGGTCCGGGTGCACCTGGCCGTCGCCGCGGTCTGCGGGGTCGCCGCGACCGGGCTGATCCTCGCCCAGGCCTGGCTGGTGTCGCGGGTGGTGGCCGGGGCGACGCCGTCGTTCGGCCTCGACGGAGCACGCACCGGGCCGGGCGCCGGGCTCGACACCCTGGCCTGGCTCGTCGGGGGCGTCGCCGTCGTCGCGGTGGCGCGGGCGCTGCTGTCCTACGGCGCGGAGTCCGCGGCGCTGCGCAGCGCCGCCCGCGCCAAGTCCCAGCTGCGGATGCAGCTCGTGCGCCGGCTCGCGCTCGCCGCGCCGGACCCGCGGCGGTCCTCCGGCGAGATCGTCACCCTGGCCACCCGCGGCCTCGACGCCCTCGACGACTACTTCGCCCGCTACCTGCCCCAGCTGGTGCTCGCGGTACTGGTCCCGGTCGCGGTGCTGGTCGTCGTCGCCGACGCGGACTGGATCTCCGCGGTCGTCATCGCGGTCACGCTCCCGCTGATCCCGCTGTTCATGGCCCTGGTCGGGATGCACACCCGGGCCCGCACCGACCGCCAGTGGCGGCTGCTGTCCCGTCTCGGCGGGCACTTCCTCGACGTCGTGCAGGGGCTGCCGACGCTCGCGCTGTTCCGCCGTGCGCAGGTCGTCGCGGGCAAGGTCCGGGAGACGACCGACGCCCACCGGCACGCCATGACCGGCACCCTGCGGGTCGCGTTCCTGTCCGCGTTCGTGCTGGAGGTCCTCGCGACGCTCGCCGTCGCCCTGGTCGCGGTCGAGGTCGGGCTGCGGCTGCTCTACGGGAACCTCGACTACGCCACCGCGCTGTTCGTGCTGGTCCTGGCCCCGGAGGCCTACCTGCCGCTGCGCGAGGTCGGTGCCCGGTTCCACGCCAGCATGGAGGGCGTCGCCGCGGCCCGGCAGGTGTTCGCCGAGCTGGACCGCCCGGCCGGCGGCGCGCCCGGCGGGACCGCACCGGTGCCGGCGGCCGACCCGGCCGGCCGCGGCCTGACCGTCGCCGGGCTGCGGGTGCGCTACCCCGGCGCGGACGCCGACGCCGTCGCCGGGCTGTCGCTGGGCCTCGCCCCCGGGGAGACGGTGCTGCTGCGCGGCCCGTCCGGGGCCGGGAAGTCCACCCTGCTCGGCGTGCTGCTCGGCATGGTCGCCCCGACCGGCGGCACCGTCACCGTGCACGGCCGCGACGGCACCGGCGCCGACCTCGCGGACCTGGACCTCGACGCCTGGCGCCGCGGGGTGGCCTGGGTGCCGCAGCAGCCGCACCTGTTCGCCGACACCGTCGCCGCCAACGTCCGGCTCGGCGCCGGGCGGGAACACGCGGGCGTCACCGACGACGCCGTGCGGGCGGCCGCACGCCGGGCCGGGCTCGACGCCGTCGTCGCCCGGCTGCCGCACGGCTGGGACACCGTGCTCGGCGAGGGCGGCGCGCAGCTGTCGTCGGGCGAGCGGCAGCGGGTCGCGCTGGCCAGGGCGTTCCTGCGCGACGCCCCGCTGGTCCTGCTCGACGAGCCGACCGCGCACCTCGACCCCGACTCCGCCGACGCGGTCCGCAGCGCGGCCGCCGAGCTGCTCCGCGGGCGCACCGCGGTCGTCGTCGCGCACGACGCGGGCTGGGCCGAGCACACCGACCGCACCGTCACGATCACCCCGGTCGCGACGACACCCGCCGGACGTCCGCGATGAGCCCCTGGTCGCTCGCCCGCAGCGTGCTGGCGCCCCGGCTGCGCGGCGTCGTCGGCGGGGCGCTGCTCGGCGCGCTCGCCACCGCCTGCGGCGCCGGGCTGCTGTCGCTGGCCGCCTGGCTGCTCGCCACCGCCGCCCAGCACCCGTCGGTGACGGCGCTGTCGGTCGCCGTCGTGCTGACCCGTGCCCTCGGCGTCGGACGCGGGGTGGCCCGCTACGCCGAGCGGCTGGTCGGGCACGACGCCGCGCTGCGCGCGCTGTCGGACATGCGCGGCCGCGTCTACGCCCGGCTCGCCGCCACCGAGCCGGTGCGCCGGTTCCGGTCCGGCGAGCTGGTCGCCCGGCTGGTCGGCGACACCGACTCGGTGCAGGACCTGGTGGTGCGCGGGGTGCTGCCGGTCGTCGCAGCCGGGGTCGCCGGGTCCGGTGCGGTGCTGCTCGCCACCGCGCTGTACGTCCCCGGCGGGGCGCTGCTCGCCGCCGGGCTGCTGCTCGCCGGCGTCGCGGTGCCCGCCCTCGCCGCGACGCTGTCGCGGCGGCCCGCCGAGCGCGCCGGTGTCGCACGGGACCGGCTCGCGACCGCCCTGGTCGACCTGCTCGACGGCGGCCCGGAACTGCTGGCCCACGGCGCGACCGGCCACGCCGTCGACGCGGTCGCCCGCGCCGACGCCGAGCTGACCCGCACCGCCCGCCGCGATGCCGCGCTGCTCGGCCTCGGCGCGGGGTCCGGCGCCCTGGTCGCCGGGCTCACCCTGGCCGGGACGCTGCTGCTGGGCGTCGCCGCCGTCGACGCCGGCACCCTGGGCGCGGTCCCGCTGGCCGTGCTGGTGCTGACCGCACTGGCCGCGTTCGAGATCGTCGCGCCGCTGCCGGCCGCCGCGGCGCGGCTCGCCGCGGTCCGCGCCGGGCTGGCCCGGCTGGTGCCGGTGCTCGACGCCGCACCCGCCGTCGTGCACCGCGCCCCGGGGCCGGGGCCGCTGCCGCGCCGCGGCGACCTGCAGGTCCGCGGGCTCACCGCCGCCTGGCCCGGGCCGGGACCGGACGGGCGCGGCCGCACCGTCCTGCACGGGGCGGACCTCGACGTCGGACGCGGGGAGGTCGTGGCGCTGGTCGGTGCCAGCGGGTCGGGCAAGTCGACGCTGGCCGCGGTGCTGTTCCGGTTCCTCGACCCGCGCGCGGGGTCGGTCCGGCTCGACGGGCACGACCTGGCCCTGCGCCCGCCCGACGAGGTCCGTGCGGTGGTCTCCGGGGTACCCGCCGACCCGCACGTGTTCGACTCGACGGTCCGGGAGAACCTGCGCGTGGCCGCCCCCGACGCCGACGACGCCCACCTCATCGACGTCCTGCACCGGGTCGGACTCACCGGCCTGGCCCTCGACGACGAGGTCGGCGCACACGGCGCCCGGCTCTCGGGCGGGATGCGCCGACGGCTCGCGCTGGCCCGCGCGCTGCTCGTCGACCCCGCGGTGCTGGTGCTCGACGAGCCCACCGCGCACCTCGACCCGGACACCCGCGACGCCGTCCTCGACGACCTGCTCGCCGCCGCGGCGGGCCGGGCCGTGCTGGTCATCACCCACGACCCGGCGGTGCTGCCGCGGGCCGACCGGGTGTACACGCTGCGCGACAAGAGGGTTCACCTGCGCAGCGGGGCTGCGTGCGGCCCTCACGAACCGCGGCCCTACTCTGCTCCGAACGTCCGATAGCGGGCCCCGGCCGGCTCCGGGCGTTCGCGAGGTTCTCTCAGTCGGGTCACAGGAGCCCCCTGACACGCTGGGAGCACCTCGCCGGGACACCGTCCCGCGCAGGAGTGCAGGAGTCAGTACGAGCCCGCGCGCGCCACGGCATCCGCCCGGCGCCGCGTCCGGTCAGAACGTGAGGTCACCAGCCCGTGCGAGCGTCACGCCGTCCCTCCCCGACGACGTCCGGACCGAGGTCCCCGTCGCGGACCCCCCGGTTCCGTCCCGGCCTGCGCCGGACCCCGGCCCTGGCCCTGCTGCTCGCGGGGGTCCTGGCCCTCGCCGCCTGCACCTCGGGG harbors:
- the cydC gene encoding thiol reductant ABC exporter subunit CydC, giving the protein MSPWSLARSVLAPRLRGVVGGALLGALATACGAGLLSLAAWLLATAAQHPSVTALSVAVVLTRALGVGRGVARYAERLVGHDAALRALSDMRGRVYARLAATEPVRRFRSGELVARLVGDTDSVQDLVVRGVLPVVAAGVAGSGAVLLATALYVPGGALLAAGLLLAGVAVPALAATLSRRPAERAGVARDRLATALVDLLDGGPELLAHGATGHAVDAVARADAELTRTARRDAALLGLGAGSGALVAGLTLAGTLLLGVAAVDAGTLGAVPLAVLVLTALAAFEIVAPLPAAAARLAAVRAGLARLVPVLDAAPAVVHRAPGPGPLPRRGDLQVRGLTAAWPGPGPDGRGRTVLHGADLDVGRGEVVALVGASGSGKSTLAAVLFRFLDPRAGSVRLDGHDLALRPPDEVRAVVSGVPADPHVFDSTVRENLRVAAPDADDAHLIDVLHRVGLTGLALDDEVGAHGARLSGGMRRRLALARALLVDPAVLVLDEPTAHLDPDTRDAVLDDLLAAAAGRAVLVITHDPAVLPRADRVYTLRDKRVHLRSGAACGPHEPRPYSAPNVR
- the cydD gene encoding thiol reductant ABC exporter subunit CydD — protein: MSTPSATAGAPPAGGPPVDPRLLRTASAVRVHLAVAAVCGVAATGLILAQAWLVSRVVAGATPSFGLDGARTGPGAGLDTLAWLVGGVAVVAVARALLSYGAESAALRSAARAKSQLRMQLVRRLALAAPDPRRSSGEIVTLATRGLDALDDYFARYLPQLVLAVLVPVAVLVVVADADWISAVVIAVTLPLIPLFMALVGMHTRARTDRQWRLLSRLGGHFLDVVQGLPTLALFRRAQVVAGKVRETTDAHRHAMTGTLRVAFLSAFVLEVLATLAVALVAVEVGLRLLYGNLDYATALFVLVLAPEAYLPLREVGARFHASMEGVAAARQVFAELDRPAGGAPGGTAPVPAADPAGRGLTVAGLRVRYPGADADAVAGLSLGLAPGETVLLRGPSGAGKSTLLGVLLGMVAPTGGTVTVHGRDGTGADLADLDLDAWRRGVAWVPQQPHLFADTVAANVRLGAGREHAGVTDDAVRAAARRAGLDAVVARLPHGWDTVLGEGGAQLSSGERQRVALARAFLRDAPLVLLDEPTAHLDPDSADAVRSAAAELLRGRTAVVVAHDAGWAEHTDRTVTITPVATTPAGRPR
- the cydB gene encoding cytochrome d ubiquinol oxidase subunit II — its product is MDLPTIWFLAVAVLWTGYLVLEGFDFGVGMLVRVLGRDEEDDREAALGAIGPVWDGNEVWLIAAVGAMFAAFPAWYAAMLSGLYLPVLLVLLGLIVRGVGLEYRHKRADAPWKARWDLLIGLGSLVPAFVWGMVLANLVRGLPTVLSAPGSGQNTVVTASLGDLLNGYALLGGVVTTALFLLHGAVFLALKTDGPVRYRARRFALRAVAPVLLVTVAFLAATLALREPSWTTTVAWLAGAALAAAGVALLAGREGWAFTATALAIGGLSVVLFGQLYPTLLPSTTDPAHTLTVANAASAPYTLGVMSWIAAVFLPLVLGYQSWSYWVFRRRLGGARVAPAGTSDTGDTAVPAPR